In Oryza sativa Japonica Group chromosome 11, ASM3414082v1, the following are encoded in one genomic region:
- the LOC107277342 gene encoding non-specific lipid transfer protein GPI-anchored 19, giving the protein MARSKLPLLLVLAVVTAAVSSAWLPSPASAASDAAAGGEYCRDSLSGLLACRDFMFGGAAAASPACCAAYSAAFDADPFCLCYIADGVYGRSTGYDVNVTHALEIPVSCGLATPPIELCNTQGLVLPPYEPSSPQQPPSAGKLAESPAATPAQSPTAAPSLPQAPKPSSPPPFTSPSPLPPPPPPPTSHGARGATMGIGTVAAAVAMTTLLALLS; this is encoded by the exons ATGGCGCGTTCCaagcttcctctcctcctcgtcctcgccgtGGTCACCGCGGCGGTGTCGTCGGCGTGGctcccgtcgccggcctcggcggccagcgatgccgccgccggcggcgagtacTGCCGCGACTCCCTGAGCGGGCTGCTCGCGTGCAGGGACTTCATgttcggcggcgcggcggccgcgtcgccggcgtGCTGCGCGGCGTACAGCGCGGCGTTCGACGCCGACCCGTTCTGCCTCTGCTACATCGCCGACGGCGTCTACGGCCGCTCCACCGGCTACGACGTCAACGTCACCCACGCCCTCGAGATCCCCGTCAGCTGCGGCCTCGCCACGCCGCCCATCGAGCTCTGCAACA CGCAAGGTCTGGTGCTTCCTCCCTACgagccgtcgtcgccgcagcAGCCTCCATCAGCGGGGAAGCTAGCAGAGTCtccggcggccacgccggcgcaaTCTCCAACGGCGGCGCCTTCGCTGCCACAGGCGCCCAAgccgtcgtccccgccgccgttcacttcgccgtcgccactgccgccaccgccgccgccaccgacctcTCATGGAGCGCGTGGTGCGACAATGGGGATCGGTACGGTGGCTGCTGCGGTGGCCATGACGACCTTGCTGGCCTTACTATCTTAG